A window of Apium graveolens cultivar Ventura unplaced genomic scaffold, ASM990537v1 ctg2937, whole genome shotgun sequence contains these coding sequences:
- the LOC141700804 gene encoding P-loop NTPase domain-containing protein LPA1 homolog 2-like isoform X1, with protein MDKEVMTKVLYIVVVDDVKKSEEVDGSFRYTRAVLQSTLQLMGCKARHAFKISQRVFELMKSECVGDASVSAGLLISGLDALKMCPLRENNCGTNQFSEKTSKGNHLVLEVDNKSKSQPFESYKKRTTIVVKRKTFLDVVCEALAEYKYVGPNQRADLVLACRIRERKESVTVLLCGTSGCGKSTLSALLGSRLGITTVISTDSIRHMMRSFVDEKENPLLWASTYHAGEHLDQVAVAEAKARRKEKKSALPLTHSSNDILYGSMSENAVPKEGPSTTELLSSKQMAVEGFKAQSEMVIDSLDRLITGWEERKESVVVEGVHLSLNFVMGLMKKHPSIVPFMIYITNEGKHLERFAVRAKYMTLDPEKNKYVKYIRNIRTIQEYLCRRADKHLVPKINNTNVDKSVAAIHATVFSCLRRRESGEQLYDSTTNTVTVIDEEYRSQCVANSVSSKGMFQLIQRQGSNRHMMALLNTDGSVAKAWPVESVDGNGNPIAGHSTENGVGNPLYGPLQIGKAEPVNLQFGHFGISAWPCDIGGTSHAGSIDDSRGEGTENGSKYYSSCCSSPRFSDGNTKELMEEQSVDGSDEEIDDPPNVDSDEDLTDDEHKDNLDEIEGSVDEESTKSDEEYDDLALQDIDENTNWSGNDELHENTPAVFLANQSGHGHSNIRRDRYIKNLDTFLRTKSDTMSASARKNVSSIRNVKTKRRTRSISSTDKDGGSISEWSASFNSNAI; from the exons ATGGACAAGGAGGTAATGACCAAGGTGCTGTATATAGTTGTGGTGGATGACGTGAAGAAGAGTGAGGAAGTCGATGGATCGTTTAGGTACACGCGAGCTGTTCTTCAGAGTACTTTACAACTTATGGGTTGTAAAGCTCGCCATGCTTTCAAG ATTAGCCAAAGGGTTTTTGAATTGATGAAGAGTGAATGTGTTGGAGATGCTTCCGTTTCTGCGGGTCTCCTGATATCAGGATTAGATGCCTTAAAGATGTGTCCTCTGAGAGAAAATAATTGTGGTACCAATCAATTCTCGGAGAAAACAAGTAAAGGAAATCATTTGGTGTTAGAGGTTGATAATAAAAGTAAGAGTCAGCCTTTCGAATCATACAAAAAGCGCACTACAATTGTTGTGAAAAGGAAAACTTTTCTAGATGTTGTATGTGAGGCTCTAGCTGAGTACAAGTATGTGGGTCCCAACCAGAGGGCGGATTTGGTTTTAGCATGCAG AATTCGGGAGAGGAAGGAATCTGTAACTGTGTTACTGTGCGGCACTAGTGGCTGTGGCAAATCTACTTTGTCTGCTCTATTG GGTAGTAGATTGGGCATTACGACTGTGATATCTACCGACTCAATTCGCCATATGATGAGGAGTTTTGTTGATGAAAAAGAGAATCCCTTGCTCTGGGCCTCTACCTATCATGCTGGGGAGCACTTAGATCAGGTAGCTGTTGCAGAAGCTAAGGCCAGaaggaaagaaaagaaatcaGCCTTACCTCTCACACATTCAAGTAATGATATATTATATGGTTCCATGAGTGAAAATGCAGTCCCAAAAGAAGGTCCTAGCACTACTGAATTATTAAGTTCCAAACAGATGGCTGTTGAAGGATTTAAGGCACAAAGTGAGATGGTCATTGATAGTCTTGATAGATTGATCACTGGCTGGGAAGAGAGGAAAGAATCAGTAGTTGTTGAGGGTGTTCATTTGAGCCTTAACTTTGTG ATGGGACTTATGAAAAAGCATCCGTCAATCGTACCATTCATGATATATATTACTAACGAAGGGAAACACTTGGAACGATTTGCAGTCCGTGCAAAGTACATGACACTTGATCCCGAAAAGAATAAGTACGTAAAATATATTCGAAACATCAGAACAATCCAAGAATATCTCTGCAGAAGGGCTGATAAGCATCTGGTACCAAAGATAAATAATACCAATGTTGACAAAAGTGTAGCAGCTATCCATGCAACCGTTTTCAGTTGCCTACGAAGGCGTGAGTCAGGGGAGCAGCTTTATGACTCCACCACAAACACTGTTACTGTTATTGACGAAGAGTACAGGAGTCAATGTGTTGCAAACTCTGTTAGTTCCAAAGGAATGTTTCAGCTAATTCAGAGGCAAGGTTCTAACAGGCATATGATGGCTCTTCTAAACACTGATGGTTCTGTTGCAAAGGCTTGGCCTGTTGAATCGGTAGATGGTAACGGGAATCCAATTGCTGGTCATTCAACTGAGAATGGAGTTGGGAACCCTCTGTATGGGCCACTGCAGATTGGGAAGGCGGAACCTGTAAATCTGCAGTTTGGTCATTTCGGAATCAGTGCTTGGCCTTGTGATATTGGCGGTACAAGTCACGCCGGTAGCATTGACGACTCAAGGGGCGAAGGAACCGAAAATGGGAGTAAATATTACTCCTCTTGCTGTAGCTCACCAAGGTTCTCTGATGGAAACACCAAGGAG CTGATGGAAGAACAATCTGTGGATGGTAGTGATGAAGAGATTGATGACCCGCCTAACGTGGATAGCGATGAGGATCTTACAGATGATGAACATAAGGACAATCTGGATGAG ATTGAAGGATCAGTGGATGAGGAATCTACGAAATCGGATGAGGAGTACGACGATCTTGCCTTGCAGGATATTGACGAGAACACTAATTGGTCTGGCAATGATGAATTACATGAGAATACACCTGCGGTTTTCTTGGCCAACCAGTCAGGCCACGGGCATAGTAACATCCGTAGAGATAGATACATAAAAAATCTTGATACTTTCTTGAGAACAAAGAGTGATACAATGTCTGCGTCAGCACGGAAGAATGTATCATCAATTCGAAATGTCAAAACTAAAAGACGGACACGTAGTATCTCCTCAACCGATAAGGACGGGGGGAGTATTTCAGAATGGTCTGCTTCTTTTAACAGCAATGCAATCTAA
- the LOC141700804 gene encoding P-loop NTPase domain-containing protein LPA1 homolog 1-like isoform X2 produces MDKEVMTKVLYIVVVDDVKKSEEVDGSFRYTRAVLQSTLQLMGCKARHAFKGSRLGITTVISTDSIRHMMRSFVDEKENPLLWASTYHAGEHLDQVAVAEAKARRKEKKSALPLTHSSNDILYGSMSENAVPKEGPSTTELLSSKQMAVEGFKAQSEMVIDSLDRLITGWEERKESVVVEGVHLSLNFVMGLMKKHPSIVPFMIYITNEGKHLERFAVRAKYMTLDPEKNKYVKYIRNIRTIQEYLCRRADKHLVPKINNTNVDKSVAAIHATVFSCLRRRESGEQLYDSTTNTVTVIDEEYRSQCVANSVSSKGMFQLIQRQGSNRHMMALLNTDGSVAKAWPVESVDGNGNPIAGHSTENGVGNPLYGPLQIGKAEPVNLQFGHFGISAWPCDIGGTSHAGSIDDSRGEGTENGSKYYSSCCSSPRFSDGNTKELMEEQSVDGSDEEIDDPPNVDSDEDLTDDEHKDNLDEIEGSVDEESTKSDEEYDDLALQDIDENTNWSGNDELHENTPAVFLANQSGHGHSNIRRDRYIKNLDTFLRTKSDTMSASARKNVSSIRNVKTKRRTRSISSTDKDGGSISEWSASFNSNAI; encoded by the exons ATGGACAAGGAGGTAATGACCAAGGTGCTGTATATAGTTGTGGTGGATGACGTGAAGAAGAGTGAGGAAGTCGATGGATCGTTTAGGTACACGCGAGCTGTTCTTCAGAGTACTTTACAACTTATGGGTTGTAAAGCTCGCCATGCTTTCAAG GGTAGTAGATTGGGCATTACGACTGTGATATCTACCGACTCAATTCGCCATATGATGAGGAGTTTTGTTGATGAAAAAGAGAATCCCTTGCTCTGGGCCTCTACCTATCATGCTGGGGAGCACTTAGATCAGGTAGCTGTTGCAGAAGCTAAGGCCAGaaggaaagaaaagaaatcaGCCTTACCTCTCACACATTCAAGTAATGATATATTATATGGTTCCATGAGTGAAAATGCAGTCCCAAAAGAAGGTCCTAGCACTACTGAATTATTAAGTTCCAAACAGATGGCTGTTGAAGGATTTAAGGCACAAAGTGAGATGGTCATTGATAGTCTTGATAGATTGATCACTGGCTGGGAAGAGAGGAAAGAATCAGTAGTTGTTGAGGGTGTTCATTTGAGCCTTAACTTTGTG ATGGGACTTATGAAAAAGCATCCGTCAATCGTACCATTCATGATATATATTACTAACGAAGGGAAACACTTGGAACGATTTGCAGTCCGTGCAAAGTACATGACACTTGATCCCGAAAAGAATAAGTACGTAAAATATATTCGAAACATCAGAACAATCCAAGAATATCTCTGCAGAAGGGCTGATAAGCATCTGGTACCAAAGATAAATAATACCAATGTTGACAAAAGTGTAGCAGCTATCCATGCAACCGTTTTCAGTTGCCTACGAAGGCGTGAGTCAGGGGAGCAGCTTTATGACTCCACCACAAACACTGTTACTGTTATTGACGAAGAGTACAGGAGTCAATGTGTTGCAAACTCTGTTAGTTCCAAAGGAATGTTTCAGCTAATTCAGAGGCAAGGTTCTAACAGGCATATGATGGCTCTTCTAAACACTGATGGTTCTGTTGCAAAGGCTTGGCCTGTTGAATCGGTAGATGGTAACGGGAATCCAATTGCTGGTCATTCAACTGAGAATGGAGTTGGGAACCCTCTGTATGGGCCACTGCAGATTGGGAAGGCGGAACCTGTAAATCTGCAGTTTGGTCATTTCGGAATCAGTGCTTGGCCTTGTGATATTGGCGGTACAAGTCACGCCGGTAGCATTGACGACTCAAGGGGCGAAGGAACCGAAAATGGGAGTAAATATTACTCCTCTTGCTGTAGCTCACCAAGGTTCTCTGATGGAAACACCAAGGAG CTGATGGAAGAACAATCTGTGGATGGTAGTGATGAAGAGATTGATGACCCGCCTAACGTGGATAGCGATGAGGATCTTACAGATGATGAACATAAGGACAATCTGGATGAG ATTGAAGGATCAGTGGATGAGGAATCTACGAAATCGGATGAGGAGTACGACGATCTTGCCTTGCAGGATATTGACGAGAACACTAATTGGTCTGGCAATGATGAATTACATGAGAATACACCTGCGGTTTTCTTGGCCAACCAGTCAGGCCACGGGCATAGTAACATCCGTAGAGATAGATACATAAAAAATCTTGATACTTTCTTGAGAACAAAGAGTGATACAATGTCTGCGTCAGCACGGAAGAATGTATCATCAATTCGAAATGTCAAAACTAAAAGACGGACACGTAGTATCTCCTCAACCGATAAGGACGGGGGGAGTATTTCAGAATGGTCTGCTTCTTTTAACAGCAATGCAATCTAA